From the genome of Rathayibacter sp. VKM Ac-2759, one region includes:
- a CDS encoding SOS response-associated peptidase, with product MCGRFAMDSETDELIREFVAAGGRAADWAPDFSVAPTDSAPIVRERLHDDAVEREIELASWGFTPSWSKGKGPSPINARLETVASNGLFRGAFAKQRAIVPMRGYYEWEAREDGKQPFFLHGDEPILAAAGLYTARKTGDEWQVSFTIITREARDASGDVHDRMPVFLTPDVRDEWLNPAPLASTEEMLATLDRVSVAVAATITAYPVDRRVNNSRTVDRHDPSLLTPLAP from the coding sequence ATGTGCGGACGCTTCGCGATGGACTCCGAGACCGATGAGCTGATCCGCGAGTTCGTCGCGGCGGGCGGCAGGGCCGCCGACTGGGCGCCCGACTTCAGCGTCGCTCCCACCGACTCGGCGCCGATCGTGCGCGAGCGCCTGCACGACGATGCGGTCGAGCGCGAGATCGAGCTCGCCTCGTGGGGCTTCACGCCCTCGTGGTCGAAGGGGAAGGGCCCGTCGCCGATCAACGCCCGCCTCGAGACGGTCGCGTCGAACGGCCTCTTCCGCGGGGCCTTCGCCAAGCAGCGGGCGATCGTGCCGATGCGCGGCTACTACGAGTGGGAGGCGCGGGAGGACGGCAAGCAGCCGTTCTTCCTCCACGGCGACGAGCCGATTCTCGCGGCGGCCGGCCTCTACACGGCGCGCAAGACGGGCGACGAGTGGCAGGTCTCGTTCACGATCATCACCCGCGAGGCGCGCGACGCGTCGGGCGACGTGCACGACCGGATGCCGGTCTTCCTCACGCCGGACGTCCGCGACGAGTGGCTGAACCCCGCCCCGCTCGCGTCGACGGAGGAGATGCTCGCGACCCTCGACCGGGTCTCGGTCGCCGTCGCCGCCACGATCACCGCGTACCCCGTCGACCGCCGGGTCAACAACTCCCGCACGGTCGACCGGCACGACCCGTCGCTGCTGACGCCGCTCGCCCCGTAG
- a CDS encoding EamA family transporter, whose amino-acid sequence MTRRHSLLALLVVVLWGLNFVVIDVGLADVPPLLFLALRFAVVAIPAVFFVERPEAPWRTVAMIGAFMSFGQFALLYLALALGMPAGLASLVVQAQIVFTVLIAAVVLRERPTPRQLVGVGVGVAGLVVVAVSHGAVAPWLPFVVCLGGALSWAIGNVLTRRAKGASGLSLVVWSALVVPVPALLLSLVVDGGPAIASALQGLSLMAVLSTLYTAVFASLIGYGIWNSLLARYPAASVVPFTLLVPVVGVLSAWLLLGEAPSAGELIGGAVMVTGLAVATLRRRRAVREPAPA is encoded by the coding sequence ATGACCCGCCGGCACAGCCTCCTCGCCCTCCTCGTCGTCGTGCTCTGGGGGCTGAACTTCGTCGTCATCGACGTCGGCCTCGCGGATGTGCCGCCGCTGCTGTTCCTCGCGCTGCGGTTCGCGGTGGTCGCGATCCCCGCGGTGTTCTTCGTCGAGCGTCCCGAGGCGCCGTGGCGGACCGTCGCGATGATCGGCGCGTTCATGAGCTTCGGCCAGTTCGCGCTGCTCTACCTCGCGCTCGCCCTCGGGATGCCCGCCGGTCTCGCCTCCCTCGTCGTCCAGGCGCAGATCGTGTTCACGGTGCTGATCGCCGCCGTCGTGCTGCGCGAGCGGCCGACGCCCCGGCAGCTCGTGGGCGTGGGAGTCGGAGTGGCGGGACTCGTCGTCGTCGCCGTCTCGCACGGGGCGGTCGCTCCGTGGCTGCCGTTCGTCGTCTGCCTCGGCGGGGCGCTCTCGTGGGCGATCGGCAACGTGCTGACCCGCCGCGCGAAGGGCGCCTCCGGGCTCTCGCTCGTGGTCTGGTCGGCGCTGGTCGTGCCGGTGCCGGCGCTGCTGCTCTCGCTCGTCGTCGACGGCGGTCCGGCGATCGCGAGCGCCCTGCAGGGGCTCTCGCTGATGGCCGTGCTGAGCACGCTGTACACCGCGGTGTTCGCCTCCCTGATCGGCTACGGCATCTGGAACTCGCTGCTCGCCCGGTACCCGGCCGCCTCGGTCGTGCCGTTCACCCTGCTGGTCCCCGTGGTGGGCGTGCTCTCGGCATGGCTGCTCCTCGGCGAGGCCCCCTCCGCGGGCGAGCTGATCGGAGGCGCGGTGATGGTCACCGGCCTCGCCGTCGCCACCCTGCGCCGCCGCCGGGCTGTCCGGGAGCCCGCTCCGGCGTAG
- a CDS encoding LysR family transcriptional regulator gives MIEPSALRALIAVRDCGTIAAAAQALGFTPSAVSQQLKRLERQSGAPVAERSGRTVFLTEHGRSLAGRGERLLAELEALEHLGATPAEDVTGTLRIVAFSTAMRGLLVPALAGIRRRAPRLRLTLDELDPWEASGRLERGAAELAILHDWPGLSLDLPPSIETETLLEDRADVLLHRSHPLAGLAEIAPSRLADETWVSIPAGAICHAWLLRTFAGTGRQPDIAYYDEDFSTHISLVEAGAAVALVPRLGREPLPEAVVAVPAVDPVSRRVVSAAWRRSSRANPALTLVLDALRAPG, from the coding sequence ATGATCGAGCCGTCGGCCCTGCGCGCCCTGATCGCGGTGCGCGACTGCGGCACGATCGCGGCGGCCGCGCAGGCCCTGGGCTTCACTCCGTCCGCCGTCTCGCAGCAGCTCAAGCGGCTCGAGCGCCAGTCGGGCGCACCGGTCGCCGAGCGGTCGGGGCGCACCGTGTTCCTCACCGAGCACGGCCGCTCGCTGGCGGGTCGCGGCGAACGGCTGCTGGCCGAGCTCGAGGCGCTCGAGCACCTCGGAGCGACCCCCGCGGAGGACGTCACCGGCACGCTGCGGATCGTCGCGTTCTCGACCGCGATGCGGGGGCTGCTGGTGCCGGCGCTGGCCGGGATCCGCCGGCGCGCACCGCGCCTCCGGCTGACCCTCGACGAGCTCGACCCGTGGGAGGCGTCGGGCCGGCTCGAACGCGGCGCCGCCGAACTCGCGATCCTGCACGACTGGCCGGGGCTGTCGCTCGACCTGCCGCCGTCGATCGAGACCGAGACGCTCCTGGAGGATCGGGCCGACGTGCTGCTGCACCGCTCGCATCCGCTCGCCGGCCTCGCCGAGATCGCGCCGAGCCGGCTCGCCGACGAGACCTGGGTGAGCATCCCCGCGGGCGCGATCTGCCACGCGTGGCTGCTGCGCACCTTCGCCGGCACCGGGCGCCAGCCCGACATCGCCTACTACGACGAGGACTTCAGCACCCACATCTCGCTCGTCGAGGCGGGGGCGGCGGTCGCCCTGGTGCCGCGGCTGGGTCGCGAGCCGCTCCCGGAGGCGGTGGTCGCCGTCCCCGCCGTCGACCCGGTCTCGCGGCGGGTCGTCAGCGCGGCCTGGCGGCGCTCGAGCCGCGCGAACCCGGCGCTCACCCTCGTGCTCGACGCCCTGCGGGCGCCGGGCTGA
- a CDS encoding alpha-amylase family protein produces the protein MTATPALDPFPHRTVHLDFHTGPDVEGVGAAFDPDAFARTFVEAGVDSVTVFAKCHHGRLYFGTADGSDSDTGRPERHPGLAGDLDLLAQQVDALHAVGIRAPIYLSVQCDEYAADLHPEWIALDETGRQVKFGAGLPYEAGWQILDMSSPFQDFLVEQVQAVIDRFAPLDGLFLDMCWDQPSSSVWAKEGMAEDGLDPADAGDRAEYARRVAHAYMGRFRDLVEPHLATDVASGVWFNSRPKTALAEESGFVRHIEIEALPSGGWGYSYFPYVSRFVRPLDKPTLSHTGRFYKSWGDNGGLKPRAALLYECSQILAQGMTGGVGDLLHPSGALNPVTYELIGSVYSHILASEPFVRGGVPQADIAVIVDPALGDDPGASGFGVVRALQQLRQQFVLVPPGADLGSAALVVVPETTLIDEALAAVLRERIAGGGAVFVSRGARSGTAGLESLEIPGLGLEGPSPFSHVFLRPRDGVAGTHGFDHVQYEPSLRMRAEAPAESLVDVVEPLFERTWDHFSGHEYTPPRREVSPWSALAVSGSVAVSSTAAFETFGAHGAPAFRDLVRAVLDRLLPEPLVRAGGPVHLETTVVETEEAVVVHLLSFVAARVATATAAHGPGQLGLDVVEDAFPLVDVPVSLRLPARPSAVHLQPEGRELEVDWSDGYATVRVSTTDGHALLVATR, from the coding sequence ATGACCGCCACCCCTGCTCTCGACCCGTTCCCGCACCGCACGGTGCACCTCGACTTCCACACCGGCCCCGATGTGGAGGGCGTCGGAGCCGCCTTCGACCCGGACGCCTTCGCCCGCACCTTCGTCGAGGCCGGCGTCGACAGCGTCACCGTCTTCGCCAAGTGCCACCACGGACGCCTCTACTTCGGCACCGCCGACGGCTCCGACTCCGACACCGGGCGCCCCGAGCGGCACCCGGGCCTCGCCGGCGACCTCGACCTGCTCGCTCAGCAGGTCGACGCGCTGCACGCGGTGGGCATCCGCGCCCCGATCTACCTCAGCGTGCAGTGCGACGAGTACGCCGCCGACCTGCACCCGGAGTGGATCGCCCTCGACGAGACGGGGCGGCAGGTGAAGTTCGGTGCCGGTCTGCCCTACGAGGCGGGCTGGCAGATCCTCGACATGTCGAGCCCTTTCCAGGACTTCCTCGTCGAGCAGGTGCAGGCGGTCATCGACCGGTTCGCGCCGCTGGACGGCCTGTTCCTCGACATGTGCTGGGACCAGCCGAGCTCCTCCGTCTGGGCGAAGGAGGGCATGGCCGAGGACGGCCTCGACCCGGCCGACGCCGGCGACCGCGCGGAGTACGCGCGCCGCGTCGCCCACGCCTACATGGGCCGCTTCCGCGACCTGGTCGAGCCGCACCTCGCCACCGACGTCGCCTCGGGCGTCTGGTTCAACAGCCGTCCCAAGACCGCGCTCGCCGAGGAGTCGGGCTTCGTCCGGCACATCGAGATCGAGGCGCTGCCCTCCGGTGGCTGGGGCTACAGCTACTTCCCCTACGTCTCGCGCTTCGTGCGCCCGCTCGACAAGCCCACGCTCAGCCACACCGGCCGCTTCTACAAGAGCTGGGGCGACAACGGCGGCCTCAAGCCGCGCGCCGCGCTGCTGTACGAGTGCTCGCAGATCCTCGCGCAGGGCATGACCGGCGGAGTCGGCGACCTCCTGCACCCCTCGGGGGCGCTCAACCCGGTGACCTACGAGCTCATCGGCTCGGTCTACTCGCACATCCTGGCGTCCGAGCCGTTCGTGCGCGGAGGCGTGCCGCAGGCCGACATCGCGGTGATCGTCGATCCCGCGCTGGGCGACGACCCGGGAGCCTCCGGCTTCGGCGTCGTCCGCGCGCTGCAGCAGCTGCGCCAGCAGTTCGTGCTCGTGCCGCCCGGAGCCGACCTCGGCAGCGCCGCGCTCGTCGTCGTGCCCGAGACCACCCTGATCGACGAGGCGCTCGCCGCCGTGCTGCGCGAGCGGATCGCCGGCGGGGGAGCGGTGTTCGTCAGCCGCGGCGCCCGCTCGGGGACAGCGGGGCTCGAGTCGCTCGAGATCCCGGGGCTCGGCCTCGAGGGTCCGTCGCCGTTCAGCCACGTGTTCCTCCGGCCGCGCGACGGCGTTGCCGGCACGCACGGCTTCGACCACGTGCAGTACGAGCCGTCGCTCCGGATGCGGGCCGAGGCGCCCGCGGAGTCGCTGGTCGATGTGGTCGAGCCGCTCTTCGAGCGCACCTGGGACCACTTCAGCGGCCACGAGTACACCCCGCCGCGGCGCGAGGTCTCGCCCTGGTCGGCGCTCGCGGTGAGCGGATCCGTCGCCGTGTCGTCGACGGCGGCGTTCGAGACCTTCGGCGCCCACGGCGCGCCGGCGTTCCGCGACCTCGTGCGGGCGGTGCTCGACCGGCTGCTGCCCGAGCCGCTCGTGCGCGCGGGCGGGCCGGTGCACCTCGAGACCACCGTGGTCGAGACGGAGGAGGCGGTCGTGGTGCACCTGCTGAGCTTCGTCGCCGCCCGCGTGGCCACCGCGACGGCAGCGCACGGCCCCGGCCAGCTCGGGCTCGACGTCGTCGAGGACGCGTTCCCGCTGGTCGACGTGCCGGTCTCGCTCCGCCTCCCCGCCCGCCCGAGCGCGGTGCACCTGCAGCCCGAGGGCCGCGAGCTCGAGGTCGACTGGTCCGACGGCTACGCCACCGTCCGCGTCTCGACGACCGACGGCCACGCCCTGCTGGTGGCCACCCGCTGA
- a CDS encoding SDR family oxidoreductase: MSADEFAGLVAAVTGGASGIGLATALELARRGARVIVLDRAVDDLPAGLTGIRCDVADDSAVTAAFDEITRTTGALDVLVNNAGISAVGTVEQNDSDEWRRVLEVNVIGIARVSAAALPLLRRSSAASIVNLCSIAAFNGLPQRALYSASKGAVWGLTLAMATDHVREGVRVNCVSPGTVDTPFVARMLERFDDPVAERRALDARQATGRMVSPQEVALAVAYLSSPASGSTTGTSLSVDGGVTTLRVRPR; the protein is encoded by the coding sequence GTGAGCGCCGACGAGTTCGCCGGTCTCGTCGCGGCCGTGACGGGCGGCGCCTCCGGGATCGGGCTGGCCACCGCCCTCGAGCTCGCGCGGCGGGGAGCGAGGGTGATCGTGCTCGACCGCGCCGTCGACGACCTGCCCGCGGGGCTCACCGGGATCCGCTGCGACGTCGCCGACGACTCCGCCGTCACCGCGGCCTTCGACGAGATCACCCGGACGACGGGAGCGCTCGACGTCCTGGTCAACAACGCGGGCATCAGCGCGGTCGGCACGGTCGAGCAGAACGACTCGGACGAGTGGCGGCGCGTGCTCGAGGTGAACGTGATCGGCATCGCGCGGGTCAGCGCCGCCGCCCTGCCGCTGCTGCGCCGCTCCTCGGCGGCCTCGATCGTCAACCTCTGCTCGATCGCGGCCTTCAACGGCCTGCCGCAGCGCGCCCTCTACTCGGCCAGCAAGGGCGCGGTGTGGGGGCTGACCCTCGCGATGGCGACCGATCACGTGCGCGAGGGCGTCCGCGTCAACTGCGTCAGCCCCGGCACGGTCGACACCCCGTTCGTCGCCCGGATGCTCGAGCGCTTCGACGACCCGGTCGCCGAGCGCCGCGCCCTCGACGCCCGGCAGGCCACCGGCCGGATGGTGTCGCCCCAGGAGGTGGCGCTCGCCGTCGCCTACCTCTCCAGTCCCGCCTCCGGATCCACGACCGGCACCTCGCTGTCGGTCGACGGCGGAGTCACGACCCTGCGCGTCCGCCCGCGGTGA